Within the Dethiosulfovibrio peptidovorans genome, the region AAAAAGGCATGGATATTCTGCTCCCGGCTCTAGGCGAACTGGCCGATCAGGGGCTTCGCACGGTGATCGTGGGGAGTGGGGAACCTCGATACGAGAACTGGCTGGCCGCGCTGGAAAGAGAGCATCCCGGCAAAATCCGGTTCTTCAAGGGGTACCACGAGAACCTTGCCCGACTGACATACGCTGGAGCCGATCTGTACCTCATGCCGTCTCTCTTCGAACCCTGTGGGCTCTCCCAGCTCATCGCCCTTCGGTACGGCACCGTGCCCGTGGTCCGTAGAGTAGGGGGGTTGGCCGACACCATAACCGACATGGACGAGCCCGATGGCGTGGGATTCGTTTTCGAGCGGTATGACCGAGACGATTTGATCCGAACGGTACTTCGAGCAATGAAAACCATGGAGGACAGGAAAAGCTGGGAATCCACGGTGCGTCGGGGGATGAGGAGGGATTTTTCCTGGGGAGAATCTGCCAAGATATATGGGAAAATCTATCGCGATATAGTAAGATCGTAAGAGAACACAGGGCTAAAAAGGAGGCAACGGAGGGATGACCCACGAAAAGGAGGGCACACCATGATCAGAGGACAGTTCGGACGGGTCCTGGGTATTGTTTTGGCTGGCGGGAAGGGTGAGCGTCTCATGCCCTTAACAAAATACCGGGCCAAACCAGCGGTTCATTTCGCCGCAAAATATCGCATCGTGGACTTCGCCATCTCCAACTTGGTCAACAGCGGGATCTTCTCCATCTATGTTCTGGTTCAGTTCAAAAGCCAGTCTCTGAACGAACACATCGAACGGGCATGGCAGTTTGGCGGAGCTCTCCGGGGTCGAGATTTCTTTGTCACCCTGGTCCCAGCTCAGATGTGGCGGGGTGAACACTGGTTTGAGGGAACGGCCGACGCCGTCTATCAAAACATGCACCTTGTGTCCCTGTACAACGCGGATAAAATCTGCGTTTTTGCAGCAGACCACGTCTATAAGATGGACGTGGAACAGATGCTGACCTATCACGCCGACCACCAAGCCGACGTAACAGTGGCAGCCAACGTGGTCCCTGCGTCTCAAGCATCCCAGTTCGGCTGCATCCAAACCAACGAGCGAGGACGCATCATAGCTTTCGTTGAGAAACCAGCAGAACCGCCGGAGATCCCAGGACGACCTGGATTCAGCTACGTGTCCATGGGGAACTACGTCTTCGAACGGGAAATCCTTGAAGGAGCCCTTCT harbors:
- the glgC gene encoding glucose-1-phosphate adenylyltransferase (catalyzes the formation of ADP-glucose and diphosphate from ATP and alpha-D-glucose 1-phosphate) → MIRGQFGRVLGIVLAGGKGERLMPLTKYRAKPAVHFAAKYRIVDFAISNLVNSGIFSIYVLVQFKSQSLNEHIERAWQFGGALRGRDFFVTLVPAQMWRGEHWFEGTADAVYQNMHLVSLYNADKICVFAADHVYKMDVEQMLTYHADHQADVTVAANVVPASQASQFGCIQTNERGRIIAFVEKPAEPPEIPGRPGFSYVSMGNYVFEREILEGALL